Below is a window of Agathobacter rectalis ATCC 33656 DNA.
TATCATGGCTCCGGCGGCGAAGCTTAGCAGGTACGGCATCACCGGCTCTATTATTCCGATGGCAAGTATCGTAAGTATTCCCGCTATCGGCTCGACTATTCCCGACAGTACTCCGTATACAAAGGCTCTTAGCTTTGAGCTTCCTGTGCTATGTAATGGCATGGATATGATTGCGCCCTCCGGGAAATTCTGTATAGCTATTCCGATTGCCAGTGAAAGAGCTGCTGCCCTCGTGATGGTGGTGTTTCCTGATATCCAGCTTGCGTAGAGCACTCCGACTGCCATGCCCTCCGGTATATTATGTAATGTAACTGCAAGCACCATCATTGTCTGTCTGCTTAAATTGCTCTTTGGACCCTCAACTGAATTATCGAGATGCATATGTGGTGTGATTGTATCCAGTATCAATAGGAAAAACATTCCAAGCATAAAGCCTGCTACTGCCGGGACGAACTGCATTTTTCCAAGGCTCTGTGACTGCTCAAGTGCCGGAATCAGAAGACTCCAGACTGATGCCGCAATCATTACGCCTGCTGCAAAGCCACTGAGCATTTTTGTGGTCTTTACGGAAAGCTCATTTTTCATAAAAAGTACACATGCCGCACCGAGCGACGTGCCTATAAATGGTATTAATAAACCTAATATGGTTGATGTAATCATGGTTGCCTCCTATTCTGCTGTTCTGCGGTTTTTCTATTTTACACAAACTTCCCATATATAAAACTATATTTACCGGAGAGTATACAGTTGTTCCGAAGAAAAAAATATGAGGAATACACTG
It encodes the following:
- a CDS encoding ZIP family metal transporter; translated protein: MITSTILGLLIPFIGTSLGAACVLFMKNELSVKTTKMLSGFAAGVMIAASVWSLLIPALEQSQSLGKMQFVPAVAGFMLGMFFLLILDTITPHMHLDNSVEGPKSNLSRQTMMVLAVTLHNIPEGMAVGVLYASWISGNTTITRAAALSLAIGIAIQNFPEGAIISMPLHSTGSSKLRAFVYGVLSGIVEPIAGILTILAIGIIEPVMPYLLSFAAGAMIYVVIEELVPEMSEGGHSNRATIAFMVGFCLMMTLDVMLG